One segment of Bradyrhizobium sp. CB2312 DNA contains the following:
- a CDS encoding ABC transporter ATP-binding protein produces the protein MTAQPLLDVQDLTVEFTTRRGIVKAVQHVNISVAKGETLAIVGESGSGKSVTSYAVMRILDRAGRIAEGSVMFSGIDVKAASEDQMRDLRGREVSMIFQNPRAALNPIRKVGDQIEDVLRTHVQQAQVTDGGEKAIEALEQVKIARPRERYHAYPFELSGGMCQRVVIALALACNPQLLIADEPTTGLDVTTQKAVMDLIVELTKRKAMSTILITHDLGLAAAYCDRVVVMEKGRVVETAMAADIFASPQHPYTKKLMRATPRLGVSLRDLLPEEEGATVMAGLDPAIHHASKDSSQSMDPRVKPGGDETPKPLLLIDKLVKEYPRQGATAVLGKLFGRKPPVEPDMFRAVDGISFAIGHGESVGLVGESGCGKSTTSMMVMRLLDQTSGLIQFDGEDISGIAPSAFARLPQRSRIQMVFQDPTDSLNPRFTAARAIADPILQLGDIKGRDALRARCEELATMVGLPHNLLDRFPHQLSGGQKARVGIARAIALHPKLVILDEPTAALDVSVQAVVLNLLQDLKQRLGMSYLFVSHDLNVVRLLCDRVIVMRTGRIVEEGSSEQVLSDPQDDYTKELLTAIPHPPLPVH, from the coding sequence ATGACCGCCCAGCCGCTGCTCGACGTGCAGGACCTCACGGTCGAATTCACCACCCGCCGCGGCATCGTCAAAGCCGTGCAGCACGTCAACATCTCCGTCGCCAAGGGCGAGACGCTCGCCATCGTCGGCGAATCCGGCTCCGGCAAGTCAGTGACCTCCTACGCGGTGATGCGCATCCTCGACCGCGCGGGGCGGATCGCCGAGGGCTCGGTGATGTTCTCCGGCATCGACGTGAAGGCCGCGAGCGAGGACCAGATGCGCGACCTGCGCGGCCGCGAAGTCTCGATGATCTTCCAGAATCCGCGCGCGGCGCTGAACCCGATCCGGAAAGTCGGTGACCAGATCGAGGACGTGCTGCGCACCCATGTCCAACAGGCCCAGGTCACAGATGGCGGCGAGAAGGCGATCGAGGCGCTGGAGCAGGTCAAGATCGCGCGCCCGCGCGAACGCTACCACGCCTATCCGTTCGAGCTGTCAGGCGGCATGTGCCAGCGCGTCGTCATCGCGCTCGCGCTCGCCTGCAATCCGCAGCTCCTGATCGCGGACGAGCCGACCACCGGCCTCGACGTCACCACGCAGAAGGCGGTGATGGACCTGATCGTCGAGCTGACCAAACGCAAGGCGATGTCGACCATCCTGATCACCCACGATCTGGGTTTGGCCGCCGCCTATTGCGACCGCGTCGTGGTGATGGAAAAGGGCCGCGTCGTCGAGACCGCCATGGCCGCCGACATCTTCGCGAGCCCGCAGCACCCCTACACGAAAAAGCTGATGCGCGCGACGCCGCGGCTCGGCGTGTCTTTGCGGGATCTGCTGCCAGAGGAGGAGGGCGCGACCGTCATGGCCGGGCTTGACCCGGCCATCCATCACGCTTCGAAAGATTCGTCTCAGTCGATGGACCCCCGGGTCAAGCCCGGGGGTGACGAGACTCCCAAGCCCCTCCTCCTCATCGACAAGCTCGTGAAGGAGTATCCCCGCCAGGGCGCCACCGCCGTGCTCGGCAAGCTGTTCGGCCGCAAGCCGCCGGTCGAGCCCGACATGTTCCGCGCGGTGGACGGCATCAGCTTCGCGATCGGTCACGGCGAGAGCGTCGGCCTCGTCGGCGAATCCGGCTGCGGCAAATCGACCACGTCGATGATGGTGATGCGCCTCCTGGACCAGACCTCCGGCCTGATCCAGTTCGACGGCGAGGACATCTCCGGCATCGCGCCATCAGCCTTCGCCCGCCTGCCGCAGCGCAGCCGCATCCAGATGGTGTTCCAGGACCCGACAGACAGCCTCAACCCGCGCTTCACCGCCGCCCGCGCCATCGCCGATCCGATTTTGCAACTCGGCGACATCAAGGGGCGCGACGCGCTCCGCGCCCGCTGCGAGGAGCTGGCGACCATGGTCGGCCTGCCGCACAATCTGCTGGATCGTTTCCCGCACCAGCTCTCCGGCGGCCAGAAGGCTCGCGTCGGCATCGCCCGCGCCATCGCGTTGCATCCAAAGCTCGTCATCCTGGACGAGCCGACAGCCGCGCTCGACGTCTCGGTGCAGGCCGTCGTGCTGAACCTGCTTCAGGATCTCAAGCAGCGGCTAGGCATGAGTTATTTGTTCGTCTCGCATGATTTGAATGTGGTGCGCTTGCTGTGCGATCGTGTCATTGTGATGCGGACGGGACGGATCGTCGAAGAGGGCTCCTCCGAGCAGGTCTTGAGCGATCCGCAGGACGACTACACCAAGGAGCTGCTGACGGCGATCCCGCATCCGCCGCTGCCGGTGCACTGA
- a CDS encoding MarR family winged helix-turn-helix transcriptional regulator, which produces MTATTARTSLRKRAGNGAARRIDADEIGLDALVGHAGYAVRRFQIWIFQDFIKTLGEVDIRPTQYSVLTVIGANPGLSQMAVAKRLGIERARLVHLLDSLEERKLVKRIKSKADRRSHALHLTAQGETALAKFKRLAAEHERHVEEKIGKENRERLLRILTDFT; this is translated from the coding sequence GTGACAGCCACCACAGCCCGGACGTCCCTACGCAAACGCGCCGGCAACGGCGCAGCGCGGCGGATCGACGCGGACGAGATCGGCCTCGACGCCCTGGTTGGCCACGCCGGCTATGCGGTCAGGCGCTTCCAGATCTGGATCTTTCAGGACTTCATCAAGACGCTGGGCGAGGTCGACATCCGCCCGACGCAATATTCGGTGCTGACGGTGATCGGCGCCAATCCGGGCCTGTCGCAGATGGCGGTGGCCAAACGCCTCGGCATCGAGCGTGCCCGGCTGGTGCACCTGCTCGACAGCCTCGAAGAGCGCAAGCTGGTGAAGCGCATCAAGTCCAAGGCGGACCGGCGCTCGCACGCGCTGCACCTCACCGCGCAGGGCGAGACGGCGCTGGCAAAGTTCAAGCGGCTCGCCGCCGAGCACGAGCGACATGTGGAAGAAAAGATCGGCAAGGAGAACCGGGAGCGGCTGCTCCGGATCCTCACTGACTTCACCTGA
- the atzF gene encoding allophanate hydrolase, whose amino-acid sequence MGAEQPETIAAIVAAHRAGTMTPAETIARTYQRIRDHNDPAVFISLRDEKDAIAEAEKLAARVDAASLPLYGVPVAVKDNIDALGFPTTAACPAFSYTPTHDSTAVERLRAAGAIIIGKTNLDQFATGLVGVRSPYGIPKNSIREDLIPGGSSSGSATAVGAGLVPLSLGTDTAGSGRVPAMLNNIVGLKPSLGMISTAGLVPACRTLDCISVFALTVDDAALALSVMAGPDQADPFSRDRPLAAITPLPANLRLGVPRNGQLIFFGDKKAEAAYADALKRWTALGATLIEFDLEPFYETARLLYEGPWVAERYLVIKNLLASAPDSIHPVTREITAAGARLTAAETFSALYRLQGLRKIAERTFASIDALVLPTAPTAYTTAQVLANPIELNSRLGTYTNFVNLLDLCGLAVPAAMRADGIPFGITLLAPAGRDALLASIGREFHADTKLTVGAKGVAQAPLAALPANGGDEIPIAVVGAHLSGMALNAELTALSAKLVEATKTAPDYKLYALKTTPPKPGMLRVAVGTGASIELEIWSLSAAAFGKFVNAIPAPMAIGTVRLADGRSVKGFLVEPEVLGEARDITAYGGWRKFMKETATA is encoded by the coding sequence ATGGGGGCTGAGCAGCCTGAGACGATCGCCGCGATCGTGGCCGCGCATCGCGCGGGCACGATGACGCCGGCAGAGACGATCGCGCGGACCTATCAGCGCATCCGCGACCACAACGACCCCGCCGTGTTCATCAGCCTGCGCGACGAGAAGGACGCGATCGCAGAGGCCGAGAAGCTCGCCGCGCGTGTCGATGCCGCGAGCCTGCCGCTCTATGGCGTACCGGTCGCGGTGAAAGACAATATCGACGCGCTGGGATTTCCAACCACGGCGGCCTGCCCGGCTTTCTCCTACACGCCAACCCACGACTCGACCGCGGTGGAGCGCCTGCGTGCCGCGGGCGCCATCATCATCGGCAAAACCAACCTCGACCAGTTCGCAACCGGCCTGGTCGGCGTGCGCTCGCCCTACGGCATTCCCAAAAATTCGATCCGCGAGGATCTCATCCCCGGTGGCTCGAGCTCGGGTTCGGCGACCGCTGTCGGCGCCGGGCTGGTGCCGCTGTCGCTCGGCACCGACACCGCAGGCTCGGGCCGCGTGCCGGCGATGCTCAACAACATCGTCGGGCTGAAGCCGAGCCTCGGCATGATCTCGACCGCTGGGCTCGTGCCCGCCTGCCGCACGCTCGACTGCATCTCGGTCTTCGCGCTGACGGTGGACGACGCCGCGCTCGCGCTCTCGGTGATGGCAGGGCCCGACCAGGCCGATCCATTTTCGCGCGACCGGCCGCTGGCCGCGATCACGCCGCTCCCCGCTAACTTGCGTCTCGGCGTGCCGCGCAACGGGCAGTTGATCTTCTTCGGCGACAAGAAGGCGGAAGCCGCTTATGCCGACGCGCTGAAGCGCTGGACCGCGCTGGGAGCAACGCTGATCGAATTCGACCTCGAACCGTTCTACGAGACGGCGCGGCTGCTTTACGAGGGGCCGTGGGTTGCCGAGCGTTATCTCGTGATCAAGAACCTGCTGGCGTCCGCGCCGGATTCGATCCATCCGGTCACGCGCGAGATCACCGCGGCCGGCGCGCGGCTGACCGCGGCGGAAACCTTCTCCGCGCTGTACCGTTTGCAAGGCCTGCGCAAGATCGCCGAGCGGACGTTTGCAAGCATCGACGCGCTGGTGCTGCCGACGGCGCCGACGGCCTACACGACCGCGCAGGTGCTTGCCAATCCGATCGAGCTCAACAGCCGGCTCGGCACCTACACCAATTTTGTCAATCTGCTCGACCTCTGCGGTCTCGCCGTGCCTGCGGCGATGCGCGCCGACGGAATTCCGTTCGGCATCACGCTGCTCGCGCCGGCAGGGCGCGACGCGCTGCTCGCGAGCATCGGGCGCGAGTTCCATGCGGATACGAAACTGACGGTTGGAGCGAAGGGCGTAGCGCAGGCTCCGCTCGCGGCGTTGCCGGCGAACGGCGGCGACGAGATTCCCATCGCCGTTGTCGGCGCGCATCTCTCCGGCATGGCGCTGAACGCTGAGTTGACGGCGCTGAGCGCAAAGCTTGTCGAGGCAACGAAGACGGCGCCGGACTACAAGCTCTATGCGCTCAAGACCACGCCGCCGAAGCCGGGCATGCTGCGCGTCGCGGTCGGGACGGGCGCGTCGATCGAGCTGGAGATCTGGTCGCTCTCGGCGGCTGCGTTCGGGAAGTTCGTGAATGCGATTCCGGCGCCGATGGCGATCGGCACGGTGCGGCTGGCGGATGGGCGGAGCGTGAAGGGGTTCCTCGTCGAGCCGGAGGTGCTCGGCGAGGCGCGGGACATCACGGCCTATGGCGGCTGGCGGAAGTTCATGAAGGAGACCGCGACGGCTTGA
- a CDS encoding ABC transporter permease encodes MLTMIGKRLMFAIPSLIGVVIVTFLLTRALPGDPAAYFAGPAATKEAVEQIRKKLGLDRPLIEQFFRYTNDLAHGDFGNSLTTGQPVATEIRNRLPASAELTLLGLIVSIVIAIPLGVLAATRPGSWIDHLCRVTTTAGVSLPVFFTGLVLVYVFYFRLGWSPAPLGRLDVFYSAPPTVTGFYLIDTLLARDLEAFRSALSQLILPATTLAIFSLAPIARMTRASMLAVLASEFVRTARASGLSPSTVIVTYAFRNAMLPVITTLSMVFSFLLGANVLVEKVFAWPGIGSYAVEALISSDFAPVQGFVLTMAVMYVLLNLVIDILYGVIDPRVRLEG; translated from the coding sequence ATGCTGACCATGATCGGCAAGCGCCTGATGTTTGCGATTCCCTCGCTGATCGGCGTCGTCATCGTCACCTTCCTGCTGACGCGCGCGCTGCCAGGCGATCCCGCCGCCTACTTCGCCGGTCCCGCCGCGACCAAGGAAGCCGTCGAGCAGATCCGCAAGAAGCTCGGTCTCGACAGGCCACTGATCGAGCAGTTCTTCCGCTACACCAACGATCTCGCCCATGGCGATTTCGGCAACTCGCTCACCACAGGCCAGCCCGTTGCGACCGAAATTCGCAACCGCCTGCCGGCTTCCGCCGAGCTGACACTGCTCGGCCTGATCGTCTCGATCGTGATTGCCATTCCGCTCGGCGTGTTAGCTGCAACACGACCGGGGTCATGGATCGACCATCTCTGCCGGGTCACGACGACAGCGGGCGTGTCGTTGCCGGTGTTCTTCACCGGCCTCGTGCTGGTCTACGTCTTCTATTTCCGCCTCGGCTGGTCGCCCGCGCCGCTCGGCCGTCTCGACGTGTTCTACAGCGCGCCGCCGACGGTGACCGGCTTCTATCTGATCGACACGCTGCTCGCGCGCGACCTTGAGGCATTCCGCTCGGCGCTGAGCCAGCTCATCCTGCCGGCGACGACGCTGGCGATCTTCTCGCTGGCGCCGATCGCGCGCATGACCCGCGCCTCGATGCTGGCGGTGCTGGCGTCCGAGTTCGTCCGCACCGCGCGTGCCAGCGGGCTGTCACCGTCGACCGTCATCGTCACCTACGCTTTCCGCAACGCGATGCTGCCCGTGATCACCACGCTCAGCATGGTGTTCTCGTTCCTGTTAGGGGCCAACGTGCTGGTGGAAAAAGTCTTCGCCTGGCCCGGCATCGGCTCCTATGCGGTGGAAGCACTGATCTCGTCGGACTTCGCACCGGTGCAGGGTTTTGTCCTCACCATGGCGGTGATGTACGTGCTTTTGAATCTCGTGATCGACATTCTCTATGGCGTGATCGATCCGCGCGTCAGGTTGGAGGGCTAA
- the hpxZ gene encoding oxalurate catabolism protein HpxZ, with translation MEIDLPDVIAEVKAAFERYEQALVSNDVAVLGELFRNDPRTLRYGIGENLYGYEAISGFRAGRSPVGLNRRTAKTVITSYGRDTAVASTLFYRDTAPGKVGRQMQTWIRFPEGWRVVAAHVSIIDESKET, from the coding sequence ATGGAGATCGATCTCCCCGACGTGATCGCGGAAGTCAAAGCCGCGTTCGAGCGCTATGAACAGGCCCTCGTCAGCAACGACGTCGCCGTGCTCGGCGAGCTCTTCCGCAACGATCCCCGCACGCTGCGCTACGGCATCGGCGAAAACCTCTATGGCTACGAGGCGATCTCCGGCTTCCGCGCCGGGCGCTCGCCGGTCGGCCTCAATCGCCGCACCGCGAAAACCGTCATCACTAGCTATGGCCGCGACACGGCTGTGGCCTCCACCCTGTTCTATCGTGACACGGCGCCCGGCAAGGTCGGCCGGCAGATGCAGACCTGGATTCGCTTCCCGGAGGGCTGGCGCGTCGTCGCCGCCCATGTCAGCATCATCGACGAGTCGAAAGAGACCTGA
- a CDS encoding AtzE family amidohydrolase, producing MTTKPEMTAAEIASAVATRKMSALDATEAALARIKQHDTTLNSFTDVTADRARAKARAIDADIAAGKTVGPLAGVPFAVKNLFDVAGLPTRAGSKINRDLAPAKHDATLIARMEAGGAVLVGALNMGEYAYDFTGENVHDGPSRNPHDTTRMTGGSSGGSGSAVGGALVPIALGSDTNGSIRVPSSFCGIFGLKPTYGRLSRARSFPFVASLDHLGPLARSVTDLALAYDAMQGPDADDGACTTRGLEPTLPLIANPISDLRIAIAGGYFQKNVFPEAVEAVSRVAKALGATQVIDVPEAARARAAAYVITTTEGASLHLDRLRKRPNDFDPAVRDRLIAGAMVPASLVDRAQKFRRWYRGQLAEIFKSVDVLLAPATPCTAPKLGQVNFNLDGVELPVRANIGVHTQPISFIGLPVVAVPVPLEPMPIGVQIIAARWREDIALRVAYALEQMGVASAPSPRGI from the coding sequence ATGACCACCAAGCCAGAGATGACGGCGGCGGAAATCGCGAGCGCGGTTGCGACCCGCAAGATGTCGGCGCTCGATGCCACCGAGGCAGCCCTTGCGCGCATCAAGCAGCACGACACCACCCTCAATTCCTTCACCGACGTCACCGCCGATCGCGCCCGCGCCAAGGCGCGCGCGATCGATGCTGATATCGCCGCCGGCAAGACCGTCGGCCCGCTCGCCGGCGTGCCCTTCGCAGTGAAGAACCTGTTCGACGTCGCGGGCCTGCCGACGCGGGCCGGCTCGAAGATCAACCGCGACCTCGCGCCGGCCAAGCACGATGCGACGCTGATCGCGCGCATGGAAGCCGGCGGCGCAGTTCTCGTTGGCGCGCTCAACATGGGTGAATACGCCTACGACTTCACCGGCGAGAACGTCCATGACGGCCCCTCGCGCAACCCGCATGACACCACGCGGATGACCGGCGGTTCCTCCGGCGGTTCCGGCAGCGCCGTCGGCGGCGCGCTGGTGCCGATCGCGCTTGGCTCGGACACCAATGGTTCGATCCGCGTGCCCTCCTCGTTCTGCGGCATCTTCGGCCTGAAGCCGACCTATGGCCGGCTGTCGCGGGCGCGCTCCTTCCCGTTCGTCGCGAGCCTCGATCATCTCGGTCCGCTCGCGCGCTCCGTCACGGATCTCGCGCTCGCTTACGATGCGATGCAGGGACCGGATGCCGATGACGGCGCCTGCACGACGCGTGGGCTGGAGCCGACGCTGCCGCTGATCGCCAATCCGATCTCGGATCTGCGCATCGCGATTGCCGGCGGCTATTTCCAAAAGAACGTCTTTCCGGAGGCCGTCGAGGCCGTCAGCCGCGTCGCCAAGGCGCTTGGCGCAACGCAAGTGATCGATGTTCCCGAAGCCGCCCGCGCCCGCGCCGCGGCTTACGTCATCACCACCACCGAAGGCGCTTCGCTGCATCTCGATCGCCTGCGCAAGCGACCCAACGATTTCGATCCGGCCGTGCGCGACCGTCTGATCGCAGGCGCGATGGTGCCGGCGTCTTTGGTCGACCGCGCGCAAAAATTCCGCCGCTGGTATCGCGGCCAGCTCGCCGAGATATTCAAGTCGGTCGACGTGCTGCTGGCGCCGGCGACGCCCTGCACCGCGCCGAAGCTCGGCCAGGTCAATTTCAATCTCGACGGCGTCGAATTGCCGGTGCGCGCCAATATCGGCGTCCACACCCAGCCGATCTCCTTCATCGGTCTGCCGGTGGTGGCGGTGCCGGTGCCGCTCGAGCCGATGCCGATCGGGGTGCAGATCATCGCTGCGCGCTGGCGCGAGGACATTGCGCTCCGCGTCGCATACGCATTGGAACAAATGGGCGTGGCATCCGCGCCGTCGCCGAGAGGAATTTAA
- a CDS encoding GntR family transcriptional regulator, which yields MTLDDLPPGTLPAEPVVPRVDRALPSLQKVTRAEELRLQLADEIVRGALAPGAPLDETDIARRFSVSRTPVREALRQLVASGLVEARAHRGAVVAQPSIERLKSMFEAMAELEALCAGLAAERMSAAERHGLEAIHEELRVLSYAGNPDRFHEVNERFHNAIYAGSQNGYIAEITLATRVRVQPFRRAQFRNLGRLAKSQAEHDRVVVAIMRGDKQGAAAAMRAHIELVRGEYEIYAVSV from the coding sequence ATGACGCTTGACGATCTTCCGCCCGGGACACTGCCGGCCGAGCCGGTGGTGCCCCGCGTCGACCGTGCACTTCCGTCGCTGCAGAAGGTCACGCGCGCCGAGGAATTGCGCCTCCAGCTCGCCGACGAGATCGTGCGCGGAGCCCTCGCCCCGGGCGCCCCGCTGGACGAGACTGACATCGCGCGTCGCTTCAGCGTCTCGCGCACGCCGGTGCGCGAGGCGCTGCGCCAGCTGGTGGCGAGCGGGCTCGTCGAAGCGCGTGCCCATCGCGGCGCGGTGGTGGCGCAGCCCTCGATCGAGCGTCTCAAGAGCATGTTCGAGGCGATGGCCGAGCTCGAGGCGCTCTGCGCCGGCCTTGCGGCCGAGCGCATGTCCGCGGCCGAGCGTCACGGTCTCGAAGCGATCCACGAAGAGCTGCGGGTGCTCAGCTACGCCGGCAATCCCGACCGCTTCCATGAGGTCAATGAGCGCTTCCACAACGCGATCTATGCGGGATCGCAGAACGGCTACATCGCCGAGATCACGCTGGCGACGCGCGTGCGCGTGCAGCCGTTCCGCCGCGCCCAGTTCCGCAATCTTGGCCGATTGGCGAAGTCGCAAGCCGAGCACGACCGCGTCGTCGTCGCCATCATGCGCGGCGACAAGCAGGGCGCCGCCGCCGCCATGCGAGCGCATATCGAGCTGGTGCGCGGGGAGTACGAGATCTACGCGGTGTCGGTGTAG
- a CDS encoding DUF4089 domain-containing protein has translation MAEPLDDYIDAVSKALALPVEEAWRPAVRANLEVSLRLARLVDEFALPDETEPAPIFTA, from the coding sequence ATGGCCGAACCTCTGGACGATTACATCGACGCCGTATCGAAAGCGCTGGCGCTGCCGGTGGAGGAGGCCTGGCGGCCCGCGGTGCGCGCCAATTTGGAAGTGTCGCTACGGCTTGCCCGCCTCGTCGACGAATTCGCGCTGCCGGACGAGACCGAGCCGGCGCCGATCTTCACGGCCTGA
- a CDS encoding ABC transporter permease yields MSSVAPAVEPVGPARTSGLSAILEQTRYVLSENKVTGFAFALLILILTAAIFGPYVVPYDPLASDTAAALKPPSAAHWFGTDQLGRDIFSRVIVATRLDTFIAVASVALVFLMGGLAGIAAGYFGGWTDRIVGRIADTIMAFPLFVLAMGIVAALGNTVQNIILATAIVNFPLYARVARAEANVRRNAGFVQAARLSGNGEFRILLVHILPNIMPIMIVQMSLTMGYAILNAAGLSFIGLGVRPPTAEWGIMVAEGAGFMVSGEWWIALFPGLALMIAVFCFNLLGDGLRDIVDPQRRT; encoded by the coding sequence ATGAGCTCCGTTGCACCTGCTGTTGAACCTGTCGGTCCCGCCCGCACCTCGGGACTATCAGCGATCCTCGAACAGACCCGCTACGTCCTCAGCGAGAACAAGGTCACCGGCTTTGCCTTCGCACTGCTGATCCTGATCCTCACTGCTGCGATTTTCGGCCCCTATGTCGTGCCGTATGATCCGCTCGCCTCCGACACGGCTGCGGCACTGAAGCCGCCGTCGGCGGCGCATTGGTTCGGCACCGACCAGCTTGGCCGCGATATCTTCAGCCGCGTCATCGTCGCAACACGGCTCGATACGTTCATCGCGGTCGCTTCCGTCGCGCTGGTGTTTTTGATGGGCGGCCTCGCCGGCATTGCGGCCGGCTATTTCGGCGGCTGGACCGATCGTATTGTCGGCCGCATCGCCGATACCATCATGGCCTTCCCGCTGTTCGTGCTGGCGATGGGCATCGTTGCCGCGCTCGGCAACACCGTGCAGAACATTATTCTGGCCACCGCGATCGTGAACTTCCCGCTCTACGCCCGCGTCGCGCGGGCCGAAGCGAACGTGCGCCGCAACGCCGGCTTCGTGCAGGCCGCGCGCTTGTCCGGCAACGGCGAATTCCGCATCCTCCTGGTGCACATCCTGCCGAACATCATGCCGATCATGATCGTGCAGATGTCGCTGACCATGGGCTACGCCATCCTCAATGCGGCGGGCCTCTCCTTCATCGGCCTCGGCGTCCGCCCGCCGACGGCAGAATGGGGCATCATGGTTGCCGAAGGCGCGGGCTTCATGGTCTCAGGCGAATGGTGGATCGCGCTGTTCCCCGGCCTCGCGCTGATGATCGCCGTGTTCTGCTTCAACCTCCTCGGCGACGGCCTGCGCGACATCGTCGACCCGCAGCGGAGGACGTGA